The following proteins come from a genomic window of Gimesia chilikensis:
- a CDS encoding RHS repeat-associated core domain-containing protein — protein sequence MDNKHSLSNRSQDDNRKRRIIESKTQSSETIEEFDSQSGRLVKRTVRSKSKDARILENYDSENQVISTQPSSVRPQPSRITESLTPNWFRLVPGQLTVSVFDIEDEIPLELEEFAGDYILSCVSRESELVCWRYRFPAHQGLSMLTLDATPHNGGLRVRVGFQGVKPGPVWSGFAQPDLGAPCVLQLESFTDAGTAPEPYWPKSITVTARMDDPVSSPDTTGSSSTPGRFLISPNPTPAELAVMAFNAGPGGSGSSSSSETTDLSSGSDLSSDSSDLSSDSSQSSESSSSSSCGSPPDPATVTVLPVNEEVEYKFQVESECNRTIFYIPAGGSIDLQLLVECEIPSTEICEHIVWTSPNSEGAVSGDHCVGTVSQVGNTPYAIVQALWCSLSGPELWSGVVFFVDVPADQCPTGNCPLPGASTNGGSGALTSGEEAVGGTNPGFNGGMNGAGSGGGGLGNAGGGFTGMDSGNWANNMMNGILSAGPGQLNSVGQMNVSLSSAPANPIGSIMNMSVNTRIHTTGSTGFGTATSVNRKLFISKGGTGTVPVMADRGVGMKYISSGGGSYTTPPGSATYLTTAGSGFKEVDSLSNTNWEYDSSGTLTKIIRGGQPWNVTQTAVNHIQVPSKFISSTGKSVDLSYTTIQGNPAISSYTDPSGRPYSFGYSDENLASYTAPGQPTLSFGYSEPDSGSGYVRNISSLSLPGGRDYQYSYDGDNRVTRMIDPAGAITTYTYSGSQQIVTDAENRVTTITRDANGDVTSIVRGGKTFSYTWSDRMLTSMQNPGSGSTVSYGYRTTSQGVKQISSVTNGAGQSYQYSFDANDRVKTVVLPNGDRSTMLWDSNGQRTGVQSPDGTQVSITYNSTGLPTAATNQLGQTSTSKYDTSGNRIATTLPSGSTTSYTFDNYDQLKSVVSPLGLRTTYTRDLAGRVLSETNGLNQTTNYSYNSNGQLQTTSDPLSNTTVNSYDIVGRLESVRTPLGNKTTYVYDLVGNRVKTINALGYVTTVVYDDLDQPVQQITPSGATYESVFNDDGFNTVNINPLGYRTTTVYDGSGRTLVTIDAGGNRTSYTYDTNGNPTGTENPDGESSTSTYNELNQLTRTTDALGNITTYLYDSLRQRVATVDPLGHRTTSVYNADGLLQATINPLGYRTTTVYDANGRGVASINPLGYRTSSVYDAASRMIASIDPLTNRTTTVYDAAGRTIASVNGLAQRTTTTYDADGQVTETTNGANESTRYRYNALGQQTVAIDPLGNRTTTVYDSEGRAEATINPLGDRTTTVYDLAGRAVASIDPLGHRTTTTYDSRDLAIATTDPLGNITSYTYDAASRRITEINPLGEVTTTVYDDLGRAVETINALNQSTITVYDADGRSIATIDALNQRTTTVFDANNQAVASIDALDQRTTSVYDAAGRVTTVTDPLGDSIQNIYDDASRLIATIDPLGYRTTTVYDAASRPIAVRDAQNNLTTTVYDAAGREIATIDALNGRTTSVYDAASRLIATIDPLGRRTTSVYDAAGQVIETINPETEVTTTVYDSAGRQTESVNPLGNVTTTVYDDADRVIASIDPLGHRISSVYDKASQVIAEINPLGDRTTTVYDAVGREQSMIDAENQRTTYQYDAVGQQVQMEDPLQRISTTVYDANGQVVRQIDALNGVTTAVYDAAGRQIASINPLGERTTTIYNANSWVTATVDALNERTTFQYDELGQQTVSIDPLVYRTSTTYDALGRDIRITNARSFMTTTIYDAASQPVISIDAIAGRTTTTFDLAGRVIRTADPLNQISTNVYDAAGQTIASINPLGDRTTTVYDAASRIQNVENAEGDVTTTIYDPANQTIASIDPLGLRTSFAYDAVGRQITVIDANNRTTTAVYNAVGEQTASVNALGDRTTSVYDALGRQTAVVDANVHRLSYIYDAVGNTLVEIDPLNRRTSFAYDANNQQTLRIDARSYPTTYTYDADGRMTVRQYPDNTRTTWSYNALGSILDIATQQGNHTRSFDALERTVRYTNADNLSITFVWDAVSQRQTMTDPDGGVTTYTYDSAGRLTKLVDPQSGVTTFYYDTVGRETGKHLANSTVATMVYDANGWMRSVLDTTSSGTTITAFNYSYDNVGNKLTRTDDTGEITTWTYDGIDQLISENIDTTITTFAYDPVGNRLQKETATGVTTSVYDAANELTTSEETSGVTTYIYDNNGNQRSVETPLNDITTNSWDYENRLSLIELPDDSLVTYIYDPTNKQDEYVVQKQTDAETVKYIWDNQNILQEYDVTTEAQFNYQPEAYGNLISQYRDAESSFYHYDGNYSASALTDASEAETDEYKYSAFGETTSSSGTTVNPFTWKGEIGYYQDEDGQTLIRNRRYSTGQGRFLSEDPLGLDSGNRNFYAYVGNNPINGIDPSGLQGATFGTGNIAMSGDGYQGSYGASERETARCHYGAESDFHLSSADLSFFIELRQSCDESIQPCSDKKCELSSPVDNVNSGMLDNWFLTFINTHIYEFSAPSDVLPPRYRNDDEFREAYAKNCSLEATLVWESKQRDLQNQIESGILKVVRAPFRVKFRDYVNEGPDCQVMGYDPFTGNQDPLDNYPIDTSPVIRVLVPEVNALLTGTDIAGNPSKGENYLGLFFPMRRNGIERLRQQGGCIDRSVFGDAKKIPLASEYVPSNQIGRSTNSPLFYSVPNKNGGRVWLSVDYINQNDFAKLVNLKNAGGEITILTGTHGTKLGQMGGGFSDLEFYLEDIARWGAKSKIKVVDVTKLTQSELSKYVSSPDRVICGWCFSERSTKVLKALMYIPGVGLVWVNTAYFER from the coding sequence ATGGATAACAAGCATTCTCTCAGCAATCGGTCCCAGGATGACAATAGAAAACGCCGAATTATTGAATCCAAAACACAGTCGTCTGAAACGATTGAGGAATTTGATTCCCAGTCCGGTCGACTCGTGAAACGCACGGTTCGCTCAAAATCCAAAGACGCCCGAATTCTGGAAAATTACGATTCAGAAAATCAAGTCATCAGTACGCAACCCTCGTCTGTCAGACCACAGCCGTCGCGCATCACAGAGAGCCTTACACCGAACTGGTTTCGTCTGGTTCCCGGCCAACTCACTGTATCTGTCTTTGATATCGAAGACGAAATCCCGCTGGAACTTGAAGAATTTGCTGGCGATTATATTCTTTCCTGTGTCTCTCGCGAATCTGAGCTGGTGTGCTGGCGATATCGTTTTCCAGCGCATCAAGGGCTATCCATGCTCACTCTTGATGCCACGCCGCATAATGGCGGTCTCAGGGTAAGAGTTGGTTTCCAGGGGGTTAAGCCGGGGCCAGTCTGGTCTGGCTTTGCACAACCGGATCTGGGGGCTCCCTGCGTATTGCAGCTCGAATCCTTCACAGACGCAGGTACAGCACCAGAACCATATTGGCCAAAGTCGATTACAGTTACCGCACGCATGGATGACCCGGTCTCATCTCCAGACACGACAGGCAGTAGTTCAACACCTGGCCGATTTCTTATTTCTCCAAATCCGACTCCAGCCGAACTGGCCGTCATGGCCTTTAACGCGGGTCCGGGTGGCTCGGGTTCCAGCAGCAGCTCCGAGACCACTGACTTATCCAGTGGTAGCGATCTTTCCAGTGACAGTAGTGACCTGTCGAGCGACAGCAGCCAGAGTTCCGAATCCAGTTCCAGCAGCTCCTGCGGTTCTCCACCCGACCCTGCTACAGTAACAGTTCTACCTGTAAACGAGGAAGTAGAATACAAGTTCCAGGTGGAATCTGAATGCAACCGGACCATTTTTTATATTCCTGCCGGAGGTTCAATCGACCTGCAGCTGCTGGTTGAGTGCGAGATTCCTTCCACTGAAATCTGCGAGCATATCGTCTGGACATCCCCCAATTCTGAAGGAGCCGTTAGCGGAGACCACTGTGTTGGTACGGTGAGCCAGGTGGGAAATACCCCTTATGCGATAGTGCAGGCACTCTGGTGCAGCCTTTCCGGTCCCGAACTCTGGTCCGGTGTGGTCTTTTTCGTCGACGTTCCCGCAGACCAGTGTCCCACGGGAAATTGTCCTCTGCCGGGGGCTTCCACGAATGGTGGTTCTGGTGCACTGACCAGCGGTGAGGAAGCTGTCGGGGGGACCAATCCCGGTTTCAACGGCGGCATGAACGGCGCCGGCTCTGGTGGCGGAGGGCTGGGAAACGCTGGTGGCGGGTTTACGGGAATGGACTCAGGGAACTGGGCCAACAACATGATGAATGGCATCCTGTCGGCCGGACCGGGGCAGTTGAATTCCGTGGGCCAGATGAATGTCTCTCTGTCGTCAGCTCCCGCCAACCCGATCGGTTCGATAATGAACATGTCGGTTAATACCCGGATCCATACTACGGGTTCCACTGGTTTTGGCACGGCAACTTCCGTCAACCGCAAACTCTTCATCAGCAAAGGCGGTACGGGGACCGTCCCCGTCATGGCTGATCGCGGTGTCGGCATGAAGTACATCAGCTCGGGCGGCGGCAGCTATACAACACCTCCAGGCAGTGCTACTTACCTGACGACTGCAGGCAGTGGTTTCAAAGAAGTCGACTCCCTCTCCAATACGAACTGGGAATACGACAGCAGTGGCACATTGACGAAGATCATTCGAGGGGGACAACCCTGGAATGTGACTCAGACCGCAGTGAATCATATTCAGGTCCCCTCGAAATTTATCAGTTCTACCGGAAAGTCAGTCGACCTCTCCTACACCACGATTCAGGGCAATCCTGCCATCTCAAGCTATACTGATCCCTCGGGACGCCCCTACAGCTTCGGCTACAGCGACGAGAATCTGGCCAGCTATACGGCCCCCGGCCAGCCGACACTTTCCTTCGGCTATAGTGAACCGGACTCAGGCTCCGGCTACGTGCGGAACATTTCCAGTCTTTCGTTACCAGGGGGACGCGATTATCAGTATTCTTACGACGGTGATAACCGTGTCACCCGGATGATCGATCCCGCGGGCGCCATCACCACTTACACCTATTCCGGTTCGCAGCAGATTGTCACCGACGCTGAAAATCGAGTGACCACGATCACCCGGGATGCCAACGGTGACGTCACCTCCATCGTCCGCGGCGGGAAAACTTTTTCCTACACCTGGTCCGATCGCATGTTGACCAGTATGCAGAATCCCGGTTCAGGCAGTACCGTTTCCTATGGCTATCGAACCACCTCTCAGGGGGTTAAACAGATCAGTTCGGTCACAAACGGAGCCGGTCAGTCTTATCAATACTCGTTCGACGCCAACGATCGCGTGAAAACGGTTGTTCTGCCGAACGGAGACCGGTCGACCATGCTCTGGGACAGCAACGGTCAGCGGACCGGCGTGCAGTCTCCTGATGGCACGCAGGTTTCGATCACCTATAACAGTACCGGCCTGCCCACGGCCGCCACGAACCAGCTGGGCCAGACGTCCACCAGCAAGTATGACACCAGCGGGAACCGGATTGCGACGACACTCCCCTCGGGCAGCACCACATCTTACACTTTCGACAACTACGATCAGCTCAAGTCGGTCGTTTCCCCCCTCGGTCTGCGGACCACCTACACGCGCGACCTGGCCGGCCGGGTTCTCTCGGAGACCAACGGCCTCAACCAGACCACCAATTATTCCTATAACTCCAATGGGCAGTTGCAGACCACCTCGGATCCGCTGAGTAATACCACGGTCAACAGCTACGACATCGTCGGGCGTCTGGAGTCCGTTCGCACGCCACTGGGGAACAAAACCACCTATGTCTATGACCTGGTCGGCAATCGCGTGAAGACCATCAATGCCCTGGGCTATGTCACGACCGTCGTTTACGATGACCTCGATCAACCGGTGCAGCAGATTACCCCCTCCGGTGCCACTTACGAAAGTGTCTTCAACGACGATGGCTTCAATACCGTCAACATCAATCCCCTCGGCTATCGCACCACCACCGTCTATGACGGCAGCGGCCGCACACTGGTCACCATTGATGCCGGTGGCAACCGGACCAGTTATACCTACGACACGAACGGTAACCCAACCGGCACAGAAAACCCGGACGGCGAGTCCAGCACCTCCACCTATAATGAGCTCAATCAGCTGACGCGAACGACCGACGCGCTGGGCAACATCACCACCTATCTCTACGACAGCCTCCGCCAGCGAGTTGCTACCGTCGATCCTCTGGGACATCGCACCACAAGCGTCTATAATGCGGACGGGCTGCTCCAGGCCACGATCAACCCACTCGGTTATCGGACTACGACCGTTTATGACGCCAACGGCCGCGGTGTTGCCAGCATCAATCCGCTCGGCTACCGCACCAGCAGTGTGTACGACGCCGCCTCCCGAATGATCGCCAGCATCGATCCGCTGACTAACCGCACGACTACGGTCTATGATGCCGCGGGCCGCACGATTGCCAGCGTCAACGGCCTGGCACAGCGGACCACGACCACCTATGACGCCGACGGGCAGGTGACTGAAACCACCAATGGCGCCAACGAATCGACCCGGTACCGCTACAACGCCCTGGGGCAGCAGACGGTGGCCATCGATCCGTTGGGCAACCGCACGACCACCGTTTACGATTCGGAAGGTCGGGCCGAGGCCACAATCAATCCGCTGGGCGACCGCACGACGACCGTCTACGATCTGGCAGGCCGCGCCGTCGCCAGCATCGATCCATTGGGCCATCGGACCACGACCACCTACGACAGCCGCGACCTCGCCATCGCCACCACTGACCCGCTGGGGAACATCACCAGTTACACCTACGATGCCGCCAGTCGACGGATCACTGAAATCAACCCGCTGGGCGAAGTGACGACCACCGTTTACGACGACCTGGGCCGCGCTGTAGAAACCATCAACGCTCTCAATCAGAGTACGATCACCGTTTATGATGCTGACGGCCGATCCATCGCCACCATCGATGCGTTGAACCAGCGCACCACCACTGTCTTTGACGCCAACAATCAGGCCGTCGCCAGTATCGACGCCCTCGATCAGCGGACCACCAGCGTCTACGATGCTGCGGGCCGCGTTACCACCGTTACCGATCCGCTCGGTGACAGCATCCAGAACATCTACGACGACGCCTCCCGGCTGATCGCCACCATCGATCCCCTCGGCTACCGGACGACTACCGTCTACGATGCCGCCAGCCGCCCCATCGCCGTCAGAGACGCCCAAAACAATCTCACCACCACCGTCTACGACGCCGCCGGTCGGGAAATTGCAACCATCGACGCTCTCAATGGCCGCACGACCAGCGTCTATGATGCCGCGTCCCGATTGATCGCCACCATCGATCCGCTAGGACGACGCACAACTTCTGTTTACGATGCCGCAGGGCAGGTGATTGAAACCATCAATCCGGAAACCGAGGTGACGACGACCGTTTACGATTCTGCAGGACGACAGACAGAGAGTGTGAATCCACTTGGCAATGTGACCACTACGGTTTATGACGATGCTGACAGAGTCATTGCCAGTATCGATCCCCTGGGGCACCGAATTTCCAGTGTCTATGATAAAGCAAGCCAGGTCATTGCTGAAATCAATCCATTGGGAGATCGAACCACTACTGTTTATGACGCAGTAGGACGCGAACAGTCCATGATTGATGCGGAGAATCAACGGACCACTTACCAGTACGATGCGGTGGGGCAGCAGGTTCAAATGGAAGATCCGCTGCAGAGGATTTCTACGACCGTCTATGATGCCAATGGGCAGGTGGTGAGACAGATTGATGCCCTGAATGGTGTGACAACTGCGGTTTATGATGCCGCCGGTCGTCAGATCGCCTCAATCAACCCGTTGGGCGAACGGACCACTACCATTTATAATGCCAACAGCTGGGTTACCGCCACGGTGGATGCCCTGAATGAGCGGACCACGTTCCAATATGATGAACTCGGTCAGCAGACGGTTTCCATCGACCCGCTGGTATATCGTACCTCGACAACCTACGATGCTCTGGGACGGGATATCCGCATAACGAATGCCCGGTCCTTTATGACAACCACCATTTATGATGCCGCTTCCCAACCGGTCATTTCCATCGATGCGATCGCCGGCCGAACCACGACTACTTTTGATCTGGCAGGGCGAGTCATCCGAACCGCTGATCCTCTCAATCAGATTTCCACGAACGTCTACGATGCCGCCGGCCAGACGATTGCCAGCATCAATCCGTTGGGGGATCGTACCACAACCGTTTATGATGCCGCTTCGCGTATTCAAAACGTCGAAAATGCAGAAGGGGACGTGACTACGACGATCTACGACCCGGCCAATCAAACGATTGCCAGTATCGATCCTCTGGGGTTAAGGACCAGCTTCGCTTACGATGCCGTCGGTCGTCAGATTACAGTGATCGATGCCAATAATCGCACGACGACGGCCGTTTATAATGCGGTTGGAGAACAGACTGCCAGCGTCAATGCACTGGGAGACCGTACAACCAGTGTTTACGATGCCTTGGGCCGCCAGACAGCAGTGGTGGATGCGAACGTGCATCGCCTCAGTTACATTTATGATGCCGTGGGTAACACGCTGGTAGAAATCGATCCGCTCAATCGGCGTACCAGTTTTGCCTATGATGCGAACAACCAGCAAACTTTACGTATCGATGCCCGTTCCTATCCCACGACATACACTTACGATGCCGACGGTCGGATGACGGTCCGTCAGTACCCGGATAACACACGGACCACCTGGAGCTACAACGCGCTGGGAAGTATTCTCGATATCGCGACTCAGCAGGGGAATCATACCCGCAGCTTTGACGCATTGGAACGGACAGTCCGTTATACCAATGCGGACAATTTGTCGATCACATTTGTGTGGGATGCTGTCAGTCAGCGTCAGACCATGACAGACCCGGACGGGGGCGTAACGACCTACACTTACGATTCTGCAGGACGGCTGACAAAACTGGTCGATCCACAATCAGGCGTGACCACATTCTATTACGATACGGTCGGCCGTGAAACCGGAAAACATCTGGCGAACAGCACTGTTGCCACCATGGTCTACGATGCCAACGGCTGGATGCGGTCTGTACTGGATACGACGTCTTCAGGGACGACAATCACGGCCTTCAACTACAGTTACGATAATGTGGGCAACAAGCTGACCCGTACCGATGATACGGGGGAAATCACCACCTGGACGTACGATGGCATCGATCAGTTGATCTCAGAAAATATCGATACCACTATTACCACCTTCGCTTACGACCCGGTGGGCAACCGTCTGCAGAAAGAAACTGCAACGGGAGTCACCACATCAGTCTATGATGCCGCGAACGAACTGACCACCAGTGAAGAGACCAGCGGTGTCACCACTTACATTTATGACAATAACGGCAACCAGCGTTCTGTCGAAACACCGTTAAATGACATCACAACGAACAGCTGGGACTATGAAAACCGCCTGTCGCTGATCGAACTGCCGGACGACAGCTTGGTAACGTACATCTACGATCCAACGAACAAGCAGGATGAATACGTCGTCCAGAAACAGACGGATGCAGAGACGGTCAAATACATCTGGGACAACCAGAACATCCTGCAGGAATACGATGTCACTACCGAAGCCCAGTTCAACTACCAGCCCGAAGCCTACGGCAACCTGATCAGCCAGTATCGCGACGCGGAATCCAGCTTCTATCACTATGACGGAAACTATTCCGCCAGTGCACTAACCGACGCTTCCGAAGCGGAAACAGACGAATACAAATACTCGGCCTTCGGCGAAACGACCAGCAGCAGCGGGACGACGGTGAACCCCTTCACCTGGAAAGGGGAAATCGGCTACTACCAGGACGAAGACGGCCAGACTTTAATCCGCAACCGCCGCTACTCAACCGGCCAGGGAAGATTCCTCAGCGAAGACCCGCTTGGTTTAGACAGCGGAAACAGGAACTTCTACGCATATGTAGGTAATAACCCGATCAACGGTATTGATCCTTCTGGTCTCCAAGGTGCAACATTTGGTACAGGAAATATTGCAATGTCTGGAGATGGATATCAAGGGTCTTATGGTGCATCAGAAAGGGAAACGGCGCGATGTCATTATGGAGCTGAGTCAGATTTTCACTTATCTTCAGCTGATTTGTCTTTTTTCATCGAATTACGCCAATCCTGTGATGAGAGCATTCAACCTTGTTCCGACAAGAAATGCGAATTGAGTTCCCCTGTTGATAACGTTAACTCAGGTATGCTAGATAATTGGTTTTTGACTTTTATCAACACACATATCTATGAGTTTTCTGCCCCCTCGGACGTATTACCACCACGATACAGAAATGATGATGAGTTTCGTGAGGCATATGCTAAAAACTGCTCGTTAGAGGCCACATTAGTTTGGGAATCCAAGCAACGCGACTTACAGAATCAAATCGAATCTGGAATACTCAAAGTTGTACGTGCACCATTTCGGGTAAAGTTTCGGGACTATGTAAACGAAGGCCCTGACTGTCAAGTAATGGGTTATGACCCTTTTACAGGAAATCAGGACCCCCTAGACAACTACCCTATAGACACCTCGCCAGTAATTCGTGTTTTAGTTCCAGAAGTAAACGCGCTCTTAACTGGAACTGACATAGCGGGAAATCCTTCAAAAGGCGAAAACTATCTTGGTTTGTTCTTCCCAATGCGGAGGAATGGAATTGAAAGGCTGAGACAACAGGGGGGATGTATTGACCGATCTGTTTTTGGCGATGCAAAAAAAATTCCACTTGCCTCTGAATATGTGCCCTCAAACCAGATTGGGCGAAGTACTAATAGCCCATTATTTTATTCTGTACCTAATAAGAATGGAGGGCGAGTGTGGCTTTCAGTTGATTACATAAATCAAAATGACTTCGCAAAGCTTGTCAATCTCAAAAATGCTGGTGGGGAAATTACAATACTTACGGGTACACACGGAACAAAATTAGGTCAAATGGGTGGTGGGTTTAGCGACCTTGAGTTCTATCTGGAAGATATAGCAAGATGGGGGGCAAAATCTAAAATTAAAGTCGTTGATGTCACTAAATTAACACAATCAGAATTAAGTAAATATGTTAGTTCACCTGATCGAGTGATTTGTGGTTGGTGTTTTAGTGAGAGATCTACCAAAGTGCTAAAGGCACTTATGTATATTCCAGGTGTTGGTTTAGTGTGGGTTAATACTGCTTATTTTGAAAGGTAA
- a CDS encoding AAA family ATPase, protein MEHSPTQEYALDQSHEMIQHLASLLPVVDLSEWAENGSDLLSHGLIDDQRTSDAIEKILRTLYVPGKHVLITGDKGVGKTSLIRSLVLKNSQGVSPFLKDMRFLWVDCNNVGPEDSRACLETIFSIVSKLDRLVLCLDGISALLRRSHGGSNKPLMRSMISRPNLRVIGVMSSWEFNDLISSDAQMLESFARVNLEEPSEEFAKIVAERQVDILKSLYGFNIHEDVAERVVALTSTFILNECHPAKSVNLLKQICANADFDRTQLNLSHEEVRKEDVVVAISEKTGIPPETVSGDSPSDGFEEPLLDAVVGQDESVQMAANELNLIKAGLNEPGKPASVLLFAGMTGVGKTELAKRIAELYSSSRRLQVYAMGNYTEPHSVSGIIGVPPGYVGHEEGGRLVNELNSDPYSVFLLDEAEKCHPNIWKPFLNLFDEGWLVDQRGQKAYADRAIFILTTNAGDRQISQMAKSGTPTEEIAERVKQVLSKVRHERSSQPVFPPQFLSRIKRIMIFNPLDEDAMTGVSECRLQSMSKLWLIKRQKQIEWEPEVARFIGQKGHQQNEASNGREGGRIISRLISDYVESKIQEQAQRDPDAYSAAQVIRIRVDGDLNDVENVSLRIQFEPSII, encoded by the coding sequence ATGGAACATTCACCCACACAAGAGTATGCATTAGATCAAAGCCACGAAATGATACAGCATCTGGCGTCACTTTTGCCGGTGGTAGACTTATCTGAGTGGGCTGAAAATGGTTCCGATTTGCTGAGCCATGGTCTAATTGACGATCAGCGTACTTCAGATGCAATTGAAAAAATTCTGAGAACCTTATATGTCCCAGGGAAACATGTTCTCATTACGGGCGATAAGGGGGTTGGAAAGACTTCCTTGATTCGCTCTCTGGTGTTGAAAAATTCTCAGGGAGTATCACCGTTTTTGAAGGATATGCGATTTCTCTGGGTGGATTGTAATAATGTCGGTCCGGAAGACAGCAGAGCGTGTTTGGAAACAATATTTTCCATTGTCTCAAAGCTGGATCGACTTGTACTTTGCCTGGACGGAATCAGTGCTCTATTGCGACGATCCCACGGGGGTTCAAACAAACCCTTGATGCGGTCCATGATCAGCCGCCCCAACCTGCGCGTGATTGGTGTCATGTCCAGTTGGGAATTTAATGATCTGATTAGTAGTGACGCGCAAATGCTGGAAAGTTTTGCCCGAGTTAATCTGGAAGAGCCTTCTGAAGAGTTCGCGAAAATAGTTGCTGAGCGACAGGTTGATATTCTGAAGAGCTTGTATGGATTTAACATTCATGAAGATGTTGCTGAACGGGTTGTTGCTTTGACGTCAACTTTTATTCTCAATGAATGTCACCCGGCAAAATCAGTCAACTTATTGAAACAGATATGCGCGAACGCTGACTTCGATCGCACTCAGTTGAATCTCTCTCACGAAGAAGTTCGAAAAGAGGATGTGGTCGTAGCGATCTCTGAAAAAACTGGTATTCCCCCTGAGACCGTTTCTGGCGATTCTCCTTCAGATGGTTTCGAAGAACCATTGCTCGACGCTGTCGTTGGCCAGGATGAATCAGTGCAGATGGCCGCCAATGAGCTGAACTTGATCAAAGCCGGATTGAATGAACCAGGAAAACCAGCATCCGTACTGCTGTTTGCAGGAATGACGGGGGTAGGAAAAACAGAACTGGCTAAACGGATTGCCGAGTTATATTCTTCTTCCCGACGGCTTCAGGTTTATGCCATGGGTAATTATACAGAACCGCATAGCGTCTCCGGGATAATCGGAGTACCTCCAGGCTATGTCGGACACGAAGAAGGAGGGCGATTGGTCAATGAATTGAACTCGGATCCTTACTCAGTATTTCTACTTGATGAAGCGGAGAAGTGTCACCCAAACATCTGGAAGCCTTTCCTCAACCTTTTTGATGAAGGGTGGCTGGTTGACCAACGTGGACAGAAAGCATACGCGGATCGAGCCATCTTTATTTTGACTACGAATGCCGGCGATAGACAAATCTCACAGATGGCTAAAAGTGGAACTCCCACAGAAGAGATCGCGGAACGTGTTAAACAGGTTTTGTCAAAAGTAAGGCACGAACGTTCCAGCCAACCGGTATTTCCACCTCAATTTCTATCTCGCATCAAGCGTATCATGATCTTCAACCCGCTTGATGAAGATGCCATGACCGGTGTCTCAGAATGTAGGCTCCAGTCGATGAGTAAACTCTGGCTAATCAAGCGTCAGAAACAGATCGAATGGGAACCAGAGGTCGCCAGATTCATTGGCCAGAAAGGGCATCAGCAGAACGAGGCATCGAATGGACGTGAAGGGGGGCGAATCATCAGCAGGCTCATCTCTGATTATGTTGAATCAAAAATCCAGGAACAAGCTCAACGGGATCCTGATGCTTATAGTGCGGCACAGGTAATCAGGATTCGAGTAGATGGCGACTTAAATGATGTTGAGAATGTATCCTTAAGAATTCAGTTTGAACCTTCAATAATATAG